The Lutra lutra chromosome 1, mLutLut1.2, whole genome shotgun sequence genomic sequence GCGCGCAGCAGGACCTGCGCCCTCTGCGTGGGCTGCGGCTGGGTGCGCGGCCGCCGCGCGGGCCGCCTCcggcccgcccgccgccgcctccgggGCGCCCACCGCGCTGCCCGCCTACCCCGCGGCTGAGCCCCCCGGGCCGCTGTGGCTGCAGGGCGAGCCGCTGCACTTCTGCTGCCTGGACTTCAGCCTGGAGGAGCTGCAGGGTGAGCCGGCTGGCGGCTGAACCGCAAGCCCATCGAGTCCACGCTGGTCGCCTGCTTCATGACCCTGGTCATCGTCGTGTGGAGCGTGGCTGCCCTCATCTGGCCGGTGCCCATCATCGCCGGCTTCCTGCCCAACGGCATGGAGCAGCGTCGGACCACCgccagcgccgccgccgccgccgcccccgccgccgtgCCTGCGGGGACCACCGCCGCCGCTGCTgcagccgctgccgccgccgccgccgccgccgcggccgtCACCTCGGGGGCGGCGGCCAAGTGACCCGCCCCGCTCCTCCCCGCGTCAGCCCTGTGGCCGCGCTCTCGGGTGCCTTTCCCGCCGGGAGACTCGGCCCGTGTGCTTCGTGCTGTAGTGACCGTTAGTTCTCCTTCCCGGGAGGGGGCCGCCGGAGGGGCCCCAGCGGCTTGGCCCAGCGACCTGCGTGCCGCGCGTCGTTCCGAAAGGCAGGTGCCAGCCCTTGCGCCGAAGGGTGGGATCCGCAGCTAGGAGAACAGACGGGGGAGACGGGGCCCTTTCCCCTCTATTgtatccccctgcccccctccctccccgcaccCACGTGCCCTATATTCATGGCAGAAAATGACCAAAtcctgtgtatttgttttatatatttaatacctgttttaaatgaaagttttagtaaaaaaaaaaaaaaatcaaattgctaTTGCTGTAGGAAGAGAAGCTCTTTGTATCCAAACATAGTATTtgaagtttgttgttttttaatttatttaagggGGGGGAGGCATGGGAAGGATTTCACACCCACATATTGTTACCGCTAAAAATGAACTTTATGAACCTTTTCCAAGTCGATCTATCCAGTGACGTGGCCTGGTGGGCGTTTCTTGTACTTCTGtggtttttttggcttttaatacAGACATTTTCCTCCAGAGATGCGTATGtagctttttctttatttgatttaGGAAAAGGAATCCAAGAATTACAAGTTGTTGCCCTGAAACCTGAAGGAGGGGTGCTCCAGAGTGAGAGGGGCTGATGCTATGTAGGCGAGGCAGGAGATGGAAACTCTGTTACTTTGCCCTAATGGTAATTGTTTTAGCTCTCACCAGGCTGCCCTCCAGTAACCAcctatccccacccccagcctcactgACATTTGTCACGGTGGCATACAGGGTTTTATGTCATTTGCCTTTTGGTCCCCTGCCTCACAGTCTGTGAAACACCCAGTAAAATGCAAAAATGGTAAAGTCAGTAATATCCCTTGAGCAAGGTATCTTTCAAGGAAAcgacacattttaaaaagcatgtagaTTTCCATTTCATATGTGTTAAGTGTTAGCGTAGGAGCACATTTCAAAAGCTAGTTTTAAAACCTGTGATATTATTTTGgcattaataagattttttttctttaaggtcaattctttttttttttaagattttatttatttatttatttgacagacagagatcacaagtaggcagagaggcagtcagagagagaggaggaagcaggctccccgcggagcagagagccccatatggggctcgatcccagaaccctgggatcacaacccgagccgaaggcagaggctttaacacactgagccacccaggcgcccctctttaagGTCAATTCTTGATTGACCTTGGTCAGTCAACTCTAGTCCCCGATCGCAAGACTTTCCTCACTCCCGGTTTCCACCGCGTAATATCTGCTGGGTAGTACTTTCAGATTTTTCCTGGTTTTCAGAAGAAGGATAAACGAGTAGTCCTTAAATTGACTCcatataaaaaccattttaaagacctctttaaaagattttaaaaccacTTTCCCTTGTTCCATTTCCTCCCCATTTTCGAGTGAATACTTGATATTGTCCCAGAGCTGTGGTTCTCAGAGTAGGGTCTCTGGGCCAGCAGCACCAGGGAACTGGTTAGAGATGCAAAACTGAGACCCCATCCAGGaccaactgaatcagaaactgtggGTGGGGCCCACACATCCGTTTTAGCCAGCACTCTAAGGGACCCTGATGCATGTCAAGTTTGAGAACGGTGGGCTAGCGAAAGGGAACCTCCAAAATACGTAGCCTCCTTTTATCTTGGGTTGTCTCTATGATATCAAAGACATGAGACCCCACTCCACAGGAACTGAAGAAGAGGTTGGGTCATTGCCCTGCAGCTTCAACTACCCATCTGCCTTTTTGGAACCCCGGGCTTTCTCTAGCCAAGGCCAGccatgagagaggaggaggggagggtgatggcctcctcctcctcccagtccAGACATTGAAGTTCAGTGTGATGCAAACCTACTAGCCTCGCAAGTCCCTGTAAATCTTGTGCTCCAAAGCAAGGCGGTCAATGAGCTGCACTCTTCCAGCCCTGTGTTATCTAGCGGGGGATACACCAATAACTGCTAACCTTGGTCAATTTTCATATAATCACAGTATTTGTAATTCTGGAAAGCACAttaagtattcctttttttttttaagattttatttatttatttgacagatcacaagtaggcagagaggcaggcggggggggggggggggaagcaggctccctgctgagcagagagcccaatgcggggctccatcccaggaccctgagatcatgacctgagccaaaggcagaggcttaacccactgagccatccaggagcccccacaTTAAGTATTCctggtaacacacacacacactcactcactctccctgctttttCCCAAGATAGAAACCGAGGGCCGAAAAGGTTTCCACCTTTTGTCTATAATCACACAACTACATGATTGtggaggcagagctgagaccaAGTCTTGTTCTTCTTCTGCCTTCCAACTGGTACCTTTTCATCACCAAAAACTTCCTTTCCCAGAATTGGGAGCTAGTCACTCAAGGtctgccccctcaccccagcaCTGTCTGATTCCGTGCAGTCATACGCCCAAAGAAGCCAGAGAGCTTTCATTTGAAATGAGACACTCAGACACTTCATAGAAAAGGACATCTATTTGCATGTGTGTTACATATGTACacactatacatatatacatgcatacatacatagcATGGGCCCCAATGAATACTTTTTTAGGGTGGGCTTGGAATATCAATTTCTATTGCAGCAACAATAGACCTTCCTAAAGGGACATTTTCCAAACTGCTCATGGAGCCGAcctgtatgtgtatacacacatatatattctgcATGTATAAAACCAATGGACTGGTTGATTCTTTTCTATGCTGACTTTGGCAGCTCTCTGAGATCCGGAACTCCAAGCAGGAAGCTACAAAGTCAGGATGGAGCCCATGTCCTTTTTGTCCCTGTTTAGTTGGAATTGCCCACAGGGCAGAGTCAGTCGGGGGGCGGGGGCCTCCAAGTGCAGTGGTGGGGTCTGTACTCTGTGGCGACTTTGACTTGCATCATCTCAGTGGTAAAACGCATCCAAGCATGCGTTTTACTAAAGGCCAATCagtatgtgtgcgtgcgtgccAAATCTCCAGATTCCAGCCCATTCTTCAAGCCTCCTGAGGGCTGCTTTGAGCTGCTAGTGACCTAGCCAAGTCCCCAGGATAAATCATCATTCCCAGTTATTATTTGTTCTCCCGAGCAAGAGTTTACCCCTGAGGATGTTTACCCACCCTCCAGAATCAAGCCACTGCTGTAGCCTGCCCTACCGAGTTCTCTGCATTCATCATGGGAGCCACTCCTGGGCTCTATCAGAACACCCTGGTCTCCCCTAGGGCCTGCCAATGCTGAAGAGAGCCACACCCCCTTCCTGGGGCACTGAGTCCCTTAACCAATCAACCAATATAAACACCTGGCCCTCTAGGGAGACCTCCCAACTCCTTGCAGCATTGGCTGAGGCTTCCACTGAGACCCAAGAGAGGCTTGGCTTCTGGCTCTGCCCACTCCCGGctcttcccaccccttccctcccgcAGACTTACTCCAAGAGCACTCCCTAACCAACCTCCTGCACACTGGTCTCTAGCTTACAGCCAGCATCTTCAGGAACCCAACCCAGTGATGGGCAATTTACCTAACGAGATGCAGAACTGTCCCAGCCACTTGGTCATTGGGAACAAGAAACACCCCAGGAGCAGGTCTCATAAGTGATTTccatttgaattcttttttttttaagattttatttatttatttgacagacagagatcacaagcaggcagagaggcaggcagagagagaggagaaagcaggctccccttggaaGAGAGatctcgatgtgggactcgatcccaggaccctgaaatcatgaccagagccgaaggcagaggcttaacccactgagccacccaggcgcccctccatttgaATTCTTTTACCCAGATCTCAcgtttctactttttctcttccatttgggTAGCTCTGTAATTTCCACAATCAGCAGTAATAAGGGCACTATCCCCTAATGCCAATGCTTGTTTAATCATCAGGACTCAGggaagcctgagtggctcagtcagttaagcatctgccttcggctcaggtcatgatcctggggtcctgggatcgagtcctgggtcggagtccctgctcagtggggagcctgcttctccttctgcctgctgcacccctgcttgtgctctctctctgtgctctctgtgtcaaataaattcttaaaaaaaaaaaatcatcacgcCTCCTAGATACACATGTCAAAAGAAAGTCTGTTCCTGTTCCTTCTCAAATGATGGTATCAGCCAGCATCTACTGGGTGACACTGCTGCACTTTACCATCCTGATAGCTCATCAGCTTAACACGAGAAAAACATATTCCTTCCTATGCCATACGGTTAAAGTCAGCAGCGGTTCTGCTCTTCGGAATCACTCAGGGATCCAGGCTGAGCGTGACTTTGATCTGACAGTATGGCCACATCACCCAGTTAGGAGGAAGGAAACTCAAGGCGATTCAAGGCTCCAGGCAAGAAGTCACATTCTGTCCATTCGTTGATTGGAAGGAGTCATATGGCCCCACCCAACGACAGAGGAGCCGAGGAAGTCGTGCTTCCAGTCCCCAGAGGAGAGCAGAACTTGGTAGCAGGAGCAGCATTGACACCCAACACCACTGTGACCAACAGGGCACCCAGAATCCCAGGACTTGCTGAGCAGACAAAGAGTTCACCCCAGGAATGCCATCCCGAGACTCTCCTCCTGTGGTCCCCATATCACCTGCCCACACTGGCAGCTAGACTGCCCCTCAGAATTTCGTAAGTGAAGGAGATTTATCAGCCTGATAGTGGTTCCACTTTGGGCAAAGTGGGTCCCCAAAGAATTCAGTCTGAAAGATTCGGACAAAAATGCACTCTGGATCCTGTGAAGTAGGAGTCATCTAGGGAGCAAGGGTGTGGGGTGGAGTTAGAATGAAAATGGGGAGAAAGGAACGGAGAGGTCAGAGCAGACACCACCTCTCTCCTGACCTagcccctctcccactgcccagaCATGACTAATTCACTGACCTTCGGGGCAAGAAGGAGGCTGGGCTTCACTgtgccatttttctcctttcactgGGGAGAAATCCTACATTTCCCAAATAGGTAGGAGAAGAGCTTTAAAGTTATAGGGACTGGGAACATTAAGAGCAAATACAGACATTCCGTACATGGCTGAGTCTTTCCCTAGAAACAGTGGGAGGGAATGTCTCCAAGGAGAGGACAG encodes the following:
- the TMEM158 gene encoding LOW QUALITY PROTEIN: transmembrane protein 158 (The sequence of the model RefSeq protein was modified relative to this genomic sequence to represent the inferred CDS: inserted 3 bases in 2 codons; deleted 1 base in 1 codon); translated protein: MLLPLAALLAAACPLPPARGGAADAPGLGGAPPNASVNASSAGEPAAPRLLASAAPGTPERPGPEEAAAAAPCNISVQRQMLSSLLVRWGRPRGFQCDLLLFSTNAHGRAFFAAAFHRVGPPLLIEHLGLAAGGAQQDLRLCVGCGWVRGRRAGRLRPAXAAASGAPTALPAYPAAEPPGPLWLQGEPLHFCCLDFSLEELQGEPXWRLNRKPIESTLVACFMTLVIVVWSVAALIWPVPIIAGFLPNGMEQRRTTASAAAAAAPAAVPAGTTAAAAAAAAAAAAAAAAVTSGAAAK